One window from the genome of Cyclobacterium amurskyense encodes:
- a CDS encoding sterol desaturase family protein: protein MTFQVFSIEWLNEHHIGLLYLIELPFWIKLFISVALYDITAYWIHRGTHVIPLLWRFHRVHHSDTSMDASTVFRFHPFELILVFGMGNILTAALFGTDVLSMAVYYLFLYVFFFFEHANLTYPKWLNSTIGLIFVMPDHHRVHHQQDQYYTDSNYADIFIVWDRIFGTFKTMPAQKNKYGLMEFDEDKKQTFLFLIKSPFLNIKRITIDGEKGISRNKKTPLEQQNSDN from the coding sequence GTGACATTTCAAGTTTTCTCTATAGAGTGGTTAAATGAGCATCATATTGGACTCTTGTATCTGATAGAACTACCCTTCTGGATTAAGCTTTTTATCTCTGTCGCTTTATATGATATTACAGCATATTGGATACATAGGGGTACGCACGTAATTCCTTTGCTGTGGAGATTTCATAGGGTACACCATAGTGATACCTCAATGGACGCATCAACAGTTTTTAGATTTCACCCATTTGAATTAATATTAGTATTTGGAATGGGGAATATCCTGACTGCTGCACTATTTGGTACTGACGTTCTTTCTATGGCAGTATATTATTTATTTTTATATGTGTTTTTCTTTTTTGAACATGCCAATCTTACCTACCCAAAATGGCTTAATTCAACAATCGGATTGATTTTTGTGATGCCTGATCACCACAGGGTACATCATCAGCAAGACCAATATTATACAGATTCCAATTATGCCGACATATTTATAGTCTGGGACAGGATCTTTGGGACCTTCAAAACTATGCCGGCACAGAAAAATAAATACGGCTTGATGGAGTTTGATGAGGATAAGAAGCAAACATTTCTTTTTTTAATTAAAAGCCCCTTTTTAAATATAAAGAGAATTACAATTGACGGAGAAAAAGGAATAAGCCGGAATAAAAAAACTCCACTCGAGCAACAAAACTCTGACAACTGA
- the mnhG gene encoding monovalent cation/H(+) antiporter subunit G — MNEYLILFLSSLGALFILLAAVGLIRMPDLYLRISVTTKAATLGIGLLLISAAIYFNEIGITSRVLAIITFILLTAPVGAHMIGRASYFSGVKLWSKSKVDDLKGKYHPKTHGLASGIDEIEDKKENEKSN, encoded by the coding sequence ATGAATGAATACCTGATCCTATTTTTGAGTTCTCTAGGAGCTCTTTTCATACTACTTGCAGCCGTTGGACTAATCAGAATGCCTGATCTTTATTTGCGGATTTCAGTAACCACTAAAGCGGCTACTTTAGGAATTGGTTTGTTATTAATTTCAGCTGCAATCTATTTCAATGAAATTGGAATTACCTCAAGAGTGTTGGCCATCATCACTTTTATATTGTTAACGGCACCAGTTGGCGCCCATATGATTGGTAGGGCTTCCTATTTTTCTGGGGTAAAGCTTTGGTCCAAATCAAAGGTAGATGACCTTAAAGGCAAATACCACCCAAAAACACACGGATTGGCAAGTGGAATTGACGAAATCGAAGACAAAAAAGAAAATGAAAAATCTAATTAA
- a CDS encoding putative monovalent cation/H+ antiporter subunit A, with the protein MLIAVISGFILALVIPLIMGWMKPKSTIWVAILPFSIFGFFLSKLPLILAGETLKVSYQWVPSIGVNLDFNLDGLSYLFVLLISGIGTLVFIYTSSYLKGHQYLDRFYAYLAMFMASMLGLVLSDNIYTLFIFWELTSISSFFLIGFNNDNPASRKSAITALAVTGFGGLFLMAAMVGLGQITGEYQISALAPLAESIQSNDLYGWVLLFLFIAAFTKSAQFPFHFWLPGAMKAPTPVSTYLHSATMVKAGIYLLARFTPVLGNHEWWNSTLIIVGALTMTYAAIHALFRLDLKGILAYSTISALGILVFLIGLGTKEALLAASVFILVHALYKATLFLVTGIIDHETGTRDIRKLGGLNKVMLPVGIAAMLAAISNAGIPPSFGFVGKDLIYDATLGMGDIAWLLTGLAVFTNAALLFAGFLAGIKPFVGKLPEEFKKLHLPGPAMYIPPLLLGVLGILFGLAPGLIEGSIIKPVVQSITGATPDFHLKLWHGINLILLLSAITIGSGTALYFLLKPSEGLLSKVTRFEKISPQSIIVGLSNSFVLLSRQWTKFFQNGYLRYYLITILSFLTILLGYRFFTGVELYVDTAKLTEVTLYEAIVIIIMASAIFFTVFSKSRLTAVASLGVVGYSFCMIFLFYSAPDLAMTQFSIDTLTVILFVLVLYNLPRYLVLSDNNDKIRDGLLALVFGALISVLTLEVMNESVTKEISEYYAKNAYILGKGKNVVNVILVDFRGFDTIVEITVLAIAAIGVFGLLKLHLKSTEKE; encoded by the coding sequence ATGTTGATTGCTGTAATTTCGGGATTTATTTTGGCTTTAGTAATCCCACTGATAATGGGCTGGATGAAGCCTAAATCTACCATTTGGGTTGCCATTCTGCCATTTTCCATCTTTGGGTTTTTCCTTTCAAAATTACCCTTAATACTGGCTGGGGAGACTTTAAAGGTCAGTTATCAATGGGTGCCCTCCATAGGGGTGAACCTTGATTTTAACCTTGATGGATTGTCCTACCTTTTCGTTTTACTGATCAGTGGAATCGGAACCCTTGTATTTATATACACTTCCTCCTACCTAAAAGGCCATCAATATCTAGACAGATTCTATGCCTACCTGGCCATGTTTATGGCTTCCATGCTTGGATTGGTCCTGTCTGATAATATCTACACTCTTTTTATCTTTTGGGAACTTACTAGTATCAGTTCCTTCTTCTTGATAGGTTTCAATAATGACAACCCTGCTTCTAGGAAATCAGCGATCACAGCATTGGCTGTAACGGGCTTTGGTGGTTTGTTTTTGATGGCCGCAATGGTCGGCTTGGGTCAAATTACGGGTGAATATCAAATATCTGCCCTTGCTCCTTTGGCTGAATCTATTCAATCCAATGACCTTTATGGGTGGGTATTGCTGTTCTTATTTATTGCAGCATTTACCAAATCCGCTCAATTTCCATTTCATTTCTGGTTGCCTGGCGCAATGAAAGCCCCTACCCCTGTATCTACTTACCTCCATTCTGCGACGATGGTGAAAGCAGGAATCTATTTATTGGCAAGGTTTACACCAGTATTGGGAAACCATGAATGGTGGAACAGTACACTTATAATAGTTGGTGCGCTTACCATGACTTATGCAGCCATCCATGCCTTGTTCAGGTTGGATCTGAAAGGAATCCTAGCCTATTCAACCATCTCAGCTCTAGGAATATTGGTTTTTTTAATAGGCCTTGGCACAAAAGAGGCCTTATTGGCGGCTTCAGTTTTCATTTTAGTCCATGCCTTATATAAGGCGACACTTTTTCTTGTCACAGGAATTATTGATCATGAAACTGGCACCCGAGACATACGCAAACTTGGAGGTTTAAATAAAGTAATGCTACCTGTGGGGATTGCAGCCATGTTAGCAGCTATCTCTAATGCAGGAATCCCCCCTTCCTTCGGTTTTGTTGGAAAAGATTTAATTTATGACGCTACACTAGGCATGGGTGATATAGCTTGGTTACTTACGGGATTGGCTGTCTTCACCAATGCAGCCTTGTTATTTGCAGGTTTTTTAGCTGGGATAAAACCTTTTGTAGGAAAATTGCCTGAAGAATTCAAAAAACTTCACCTACCTGGTCCTGCCATGTACATTCCTCCTTTATTACTTGGTGTTTTAGGAATCTTGTTTGGCCTGGCCCCAGGTTTAATTGAAGGAAGCATAATAAAACCTGTAGTTCAATCTATTACAGGAGCCACGCCTGATTTTCATTTGAAACTTTGGCATGGCATTAACCTGATTCTGTTATTGAGTGCCATTACCATAGGTTCGGGTACTGCTTTGTATTTCTTATTAAAACCTTCTGAAGGCTTGCTATCCAAGGTTACAAGGTTTGAGAAGATTTCTCCTCAATCGATTATCGTTGGCCTGTCTAACAGCTTTGTTTTGTTAAGCAGGCAATGGACAAAGTTCTTTCAAAATGGCTATTTAAGGTATTATTTAATTACCATTCTTTCCTTTTTGACCATTTTACTGGGCTACCGTTTCTTCACAGGTGTGGAATTGTATGTAGATACTGCCAAACTTACAGAGGTCACCCTATATGAAGCCATTGTAATCATTATCATGGCCTCAGCAATATTCTTTACTGTCTTTTCCAAATCTAGACTTACTGCAGTTGCCTCTTTGGGTGTGGTAGGTTATTCCTTTTGCATGATATTTTTATTCTACTCTGCACCGGATTTGGCCATGACCCAATTCTCTATAGACACCTTGACAGTGATTCTATTTGTATTGGTTTTATACAATCTACCTAGGTACCTTGTATTGTCGGATAACAATGATAAAATAAGGGATGGATTGTTGGCCCTTGTATTTGGTGCCTTGATCAGTGTATTGACCTTAGAAGTCATGAACGAATCTGTCACCAAGGAAATCAGTGAATACTATGCAAAGAATGCTTATATTCTTGGAAAAGGTAAAAATGTAGTCAATGTAATCCTTGTTGATTTCAGGGGCTTTGATACCATTGTAGAAATCACTGTATTGGCGATTGCAGCCATCGGTGTATTTGGCCTTTTAAAACTCCATCTAAAAAGTACTGAAAAAGAATAA
- a CDS encoding Na+/H+ antiporter subunit E, protein MIKTRFLSNLLLSFIWLAVTGTFSFVNFVFGFTLSFFLLWLISRDEQNNRYLSRGPKLIAFIFFFLYELIKANLQVAYDVSTPSYFMKPGIVKIPLDAKTDVEITLLANLITLTPGTLSLDVSDDRKVLYVHAMYVKNKEAFIADIKNGFERKLLEILR, encoded by the coding sequence ATGATAAAAACCAGGTTTCTTAGTAACCTATTGCTTTCCTTTATCTGGCTGGCAGTAACAGGTACATTCTCCTTTGTGAATTTCGTCTTTGGTTTCACATTGAGCTTTTTTCTACTGTGGCTCATATCCAGAGATGAACAAAACAATAGATACCTCTCAAGAGGACCAAAGCTTATAGCCTTTATCTTCTTCTTCCTGTATGAATTGATCAAAGCCAATTTACAGGTAGCCTATGATGTGAGTACACCCAGCTATTTTATGAAACCGGGGATAGTAAAGATACCTTTGGATGCCAAGACGGATGTAGAGATCACCTTGTTGGCCAATCTAATAACCCTAACTCCTGGTACTTTAAGCTTGGATGTTTCTGACGATAGAAAAGTACTATATGTACATGCCATGTACGTGAAAAATAAAGAAGCATTTATTGCTGATATTAAGAATGGATTTGAACGTAAACTTTTGGAGATTTTGAGATGA
- a CDS encoding Na+/H+ antiporter subunit B, with the protein MKTIIFKTASVYLLPLLLLFSIFILLRGHYLPGGGFVGGLMASIAFVIHSFANGIEKTKNIMSIHPGFLMPVGLLLALASGALPLFFGEAFMTGLWMENAVPVIGSVGTALFFDTGVYLVVIGVTLTIIFTISEGL; encoded by the coding sequence ATGAAAACCATCATATTCAAGACGGCCTCGGTATACCTGCTGCCGCTATTATTACTCTTTTCCATCTTTATATTATTGCGTGGACATTATTTACCAGGAGGTGGCTTTGTGGGAGGCTTGATGGCCTCTATCGCTTTCGTCATCCATTCATTCGCCAATGGAATAGAAAAAACAAAAAACATCATGTCTATTCATCCAGGTTTCTTAATGCCTGTTGGATTACTTTTGGCTTTGGCTTCTGGTGCCTTGCCCCTGTTCTTTGGGGAAGCGTTTATGACTGGTCTTTGGATGGAGAATGCTGTACCTGTAATAGGATCAGTTGGTACCGCCTTGTTTTTTGACACTGGCGTTTACTTGGTAGTTATTGGTGTCACCCTCACCATTATTTTCACCATATCAGAAGGTTTATAA
- a CDS encoding proton-conducting transporter transmembrane domain-containing protein: MNNPYIVLPVIFQLLIAILLMFSWSSKNIQKLISVTGSIIALIISLLLLIKVDNEGIQIMQAGGWAAPFGITFVADSFSALLVLLTAIAGLAVSVYSVGSVRNARIKFGYFPIFHLLIMGLSGAFLTGDLFNLYVWFEIIIISSFVLLTIGGEKAQIEGAIKYVTMNLLASVIFLTAIAILYGLTGSLNMADLSLRVAEIENRGLVNVTAILFLVGFGIKSAVFPLYFWLPASYHTPPPAISAIFGGLLTKVGVYAMLRVFTLIFVPDTFLSTVIMVLAIFTILSGGIGALIQNNIRKIFSYLIICHIGFMLAGLGVYSSLAIAGTIFYLVHDIIVKTNLFMVSGLIFKFKGTYSMRLLGGFYKEHPKLSLLMAVPLFSLVGIPPLSGFWGKLLLIQGALDQSNILVVAFIILGSFLTLFVIARMWSEVFWKDGPELPEKKHIKYFNALKPLKRRAMIGSVFFLSIISLGIGFGAEWVMRLSIKIAENLMDPTLYIHAVLGN, translated from the coding sequence ATGAACAACCCGTATATTGTTTTACCGGTAATTTTCCAGCTTTTAATAGCCATTTTGCTGATGTTTTCATGGAGCAGCAAAAACATTCAAAAGCTGATCTCTGTAACCGGATCCATAATAGCACTAATAATCAGCCTGTTGCTACTGATAAAAGTGGACAATGAAGGCATTCAAATCATGCAAGCAGGTGGATGGGCCGCACCTTTTGGGATCACTTTTGTGGCCGATTCTTTTAGTGCCCTTCTAGTCTTACTAACAGCCATTGCAGGGCTTGCTGTCAGCGTGTATTCGGTAGGAAGTGTAAGAAACGCCCGTATCAAATTCGGCTATTTCCCTATTTTCCACTTACTAATTATGGGATTGAGTGGGGCCTTTTTGACTGGTGATCTATTTAATCTTTATGTTTGGTTTGAAATCATCATTATCTCTTCTTTTGTTCTATTGACCATAGGGGGAGAAAAAGCCCAAATAGAAGGTGCCATAAAGTATGTCACCATGAACTTATTGGCTTCTGTTATATTTCTTACAGCCATAGCCATACTGTACGGTTTGACGGGAAGTTTAAATATGGCCGACCTTTCACTTCGCGTGGCTGAGATAGAAAATAGAGGATTGGTAAATGTAACAGCCATCCTCTTCTTAGTAGGCTTTGGAATTAAATCAGCAGTATTTCCACTCTATTTTTGGTTACCTGCTTCCTACCATACCCCACCGCCAGCCATCTCTGCCATATTTGGTGGACTACTTACCAAAGTGGGTGTTTATGCCATGCTAAGGGTTTTTACCTTGATTTTTGTACCTGACACTTTCCTTTCTACGGTGATCATGGTGCTTGCTATTTTTACCATCCTATCAGGAGGTATAGGCGCATTGATTCAGAATAACATTAGAAAAATATTTAGCTACCTTATCATTTGCCACATTGGTTTTATGCTTGCAGGTTTAGGAGTCTATAGCTCTCTCGCCATTGCAGGTACCATATTCTATCTGGTACATGACATTATTGTGAAAACGAATCTCTTTATGGTAAGTGGGCTAATCTTTAAATTCAAGGGCACCTATTCTATGCGTTTACTTGGTGGTTTTTATAAAGAACATCCTAAACTAAGTCTACTGATGGCTGTACCTCTTTTCTCTTTAGTAGGTATTCCTCCATTGTCTGGCTTTTGGGGCAAGTTACTTCTCATTCAGGGAGCTCTGGACCAATCAAATATTTTAGTTGTCGCTTTCATAATCTTAGGAAGTTTCCTTACCTTATTTGTAATCGCAAGAATGTGGTCAGAGGTATTTTGGAAAGATGGGCCTGAGTTACCAGAGAAAAAGCACATCAAGTATTTCAATGCCCTAAAACCACTAAAGAGAAGAGCTATGATTGGGTCGGTGTTTTTTCTTTCTATAATATCGTTAGGAATAGGTTTTGGAGCAGAATGGGTCATGCGATTATCTATTAAAATCGCTGAGAACCTAATGGACCCTACCTTATATATTCATGCAGTTTTGGGCAATTAA
- a CDS encoding phosphoenolpyruvate carboxylase, translated as MANIYETEVAKRFTIYNSLFLDLPFDQIYRTGTLLPILSEACQSGFQENKTPKEIIRQFFEELMADKPEEERHDLLFKMVQYIERQVVLFDSIEDASFEKFNDIKGKGTMTALIARAENDHKKEELIEKLKNFSVRLTLTAHPTQFYPGNVLAIITDLEQAIRKNDLGDVDLLLRQLGKTAFINKEKPSPYEEAVSLTWFLEYVFYPSISDIMIRILNQLNIPLHDWENPNLLKVGFWPGGDRDGNPFVTHEITKKVSDKLQNSILKCYYRDIRKVRRRLTFHNVESHLIKAEKGIYNTLFSGEGEVFHSKDELLAVLYEARKGIIEEHGGLSLELLDEFILKVRVFGFHFASMDVRQDSRKHDALWDEILEKSEGEAALEVYHQGDEEAKIQKILSVDKLPEINSLEDPFHREMLESISSIAYIQKNNGPMGCHRYIISNNQSVLHVLEVYQLNKLLLANGGDLFLDIVPLFETIDDLAAAHSVMSSLYNNKTYRDHLRKRGNKQSIMLGFSDGTKDGGYIRANWSILRAKEELTKVAREEGIDVVFFDGRGGPPARGGGNTHNFYASLGPNVENREIQITIQGQTISANYGKPVSCSYNLEQLLSAGMESHLYPSSENSLTDKQKSLIDEMADISYNAYKELKNHEQFVPYLEKVTPLKFFGMTNIGSRPVKRSKGGSMKFEDLRAIPFVGAWAQMKQNIPGFFGVGKAIEELEKQGRLGEVQQLYKDSLFFRSLLGNSMQSLAKSFYPATAYLKDDPQFGGFWELMYGEYQRSYDKILSVAGMSTLLEDSPLSKESIAIRERIVLPLITIQQYAIQTILEKGKEDTALQKLILRTMFGIINAARNAA; from the coding sequence ATGGCTAACATCTACGAGACTGAAGTCGCAAAGCGTTTCACGATTTATAACAGTCTGTTTTTAGACCTGCCCTTTGACCAAATATATAGAACAGGCACATTGTTGCCGATCTTATCTGAGGCATGCCAAAGTGGGTTTCAAGAAAATAAAACGCCAAAGGAAATTATCCGCCAATTCTTTGAAGAATTAATGGCCGATAAACCTGAAGAAGAAAGGCATGATCTTCTTTTTAAAATGGTACAATACATCGAACGTCAGGTAGTGTTATTTGACTCGATAGAAGATGCCTCCTTCGAAAAATTCAATGACATCAAAGGTAAAGGTACCATGACGGCATTGATTGCCAGAGCGGAGAATGACCATAAAAAGGAAGAACTCATAGAAAAGTTGAAGAACTTTTCTGTTCGACTGACACTTACGGCACACCCAACGCAATTTTATCCTGGGAATGTTCTGGCGATTATCACTGATCTGGAGCAAGCAATAAGGAAAAATGACCTTGGTGATGTGGATCTTTTGCTTCGCCAATTGGGTAAAACAGCTTTCATTAACAAAGAGAAGCCTTCTCCTTATGAAGAGGCTGTAAGTTTAACCTGGTTTTTGGAGTATGTGTTTTATCCGAGCATATCGGATATCATGATCAGAATCCTCAACCAACTGAATATTCCGCTACATGATTGGGAGAATCCCAATTTGCTAAAAGTGGGTTTTTGGCCAGGTGGTGACAGGGATGGTAATCCTTTCGTTACTCATGAAATCACTAAAAAGGTTTCTGACAAGCTACAAAACAGCATTCTTAAGTGTTACTATAGAGATATACGTAAGGTAAGAAGAAGATTAACCTTTCATAATGTTGAAAGTCATCTTATTAAAGCAGAAAAAGGTATATACAATACTTTATTCAGTGGAGAGGGTGAGGTTTTCCATTCTAAAGATGAATTACTAGCTGTTTTATATGAGGCTAGAAAAGGCATAATAGAAGAGCATGGTGGCTTGTCACTTGAATTGCTGGATGAGTTCATTCTTAAAGTGAGGGTATTTGGGTTCCATTTTGCCAGCATGGACGTGAGGCAAGACAGTAGGAAACACGATGCCCTTTGGGATGAGATTTTAGAGAAAAGTGAAGGAGAGGCTGCTTTGGAGGTTTACCATCAAGGGGATGAGGAGGCGAAAATCCAAAAAATCCTTTCTGTTGATAAGTTGCCAGAAATCAATTCTCTGGAAGATCCATTTCATAGAGAAATGCTGGAGAGCATTTCCTCTATAGCCTACATTCAGAAAAACAATGGACCTATGGGTTGCCACAGGTACATTATTTCCAATAACCAGTCTGTACTGCATGTTTTGGAGGTCTATCAGTTAAATAAATTACTACTTGCAAATGGTGGTGATTTGTTCCTTGATATTGTGCCTTTATTTGAAACCATTGACGATTTGGCTGCTGCACACAGCGTTATGTCATCTCTTTATAACAATAAAACTTACAGAGACCACCTTCGTAAGCGAGGAAACAAGCAATCGATTATGTTGGGCTTTTCTGATGGAACCAAAGATGGTGGTTACATCAGGGCCAACTGGTCTATATTAAGGGCTAAGGAAGAGCTTACCAAAGTGGCAAGAGAGGAAGGGATAGATGTAGTCTTCTTTGATGGGAGAGGTGGACCGCCTGCAAGGGGTGGGGGAAACACTCATAACTTCTATGCTTCTCTCGGACCCAATGTGGAAAACCGTGAAATCCAGATTACCATACAAGGACAGACCATTAGTGCCAATTATGGCAAGCCAGTTAGTTGCTCTTATAATTTAGAACAATTACTTAGTGCTGGCATGGAAAGTCATTTGTATCCTTCAAGCGAAAACAGTTTGACTGATAAGCAAAAGTCGCTTATCGATGAGATGGCCGATATCAGTTATAATGCTTATAAAGAGCTTAAGAACCACGAACAATTTGTACCGTATTTGGAAAAAGTTACTCCATTGAAATTCTTTGGAATGACCAATATAGGATCCAGACCGGTAAAAAGAAGCAAAGGCGGTAGCATGAAATTTGAGGATTTGAGAGCCATACCTTTTGTAGGCGCTTGGGCCCAAATGAAGCAAAATATTCCAGGTTTCTTTGGCGTGGGTAAAGCCATAGAAGAGTTGGAAAAACAAGGCAGGTTAGGAGAGGTGCAGCAGTTATACAAAGATTCTTTGTTTTTCCGCTCACTATTGGGGAATTCCATGCAATCCCTTGCCAAGTCCTTTTATCCAGCAACAGCTTACCTCAAAGATGATCCACAATTCGGAGGTTTCTGGGAGTTGATGTACGGTGAGTACCAAAGATCTTATGATAAGATTCTTAGTGTGGCCGGTATGAGCACCTTGCTAGAGGACAGTCCATTGAGTAAAGAATCCATTGCCATCAGGGAAAGGATTGTTTTACCATTGATCACTATACAGCAGTATGCTATCCAGACCATATTAGAAAAAGGAAAAGAAGATACCGCCTTACAAAAGTTAATCCTAAGAACCATGTTTGGAATCATTAATGCCGCAAGAAATGCTGCTTAA
- a CDS encoding Na+/H+ antiporter subunit C, with amino-acid sequence MEILLVIIIGLLYAAGIYMMLRRSLVKLIIGLILLGNGANLLIFLLGKIVKGKPPIIASSEKMLGEIYADPVPQALILTAIVISFGLQAFAIILIKRAYKVVKTDDLDEMNATDEDL; translated from the coding sequence ATGGAAATTTTATTGGTCATTATAATAGGGCTCTTGTATGCCGCTGGTATCTATATGATGCTGAGAAGAAGTTTGGTAAAGTTAATTATCGGACTGATCTTACTCGGTAATGGAGCCAATTTATTGATATTCTTATTAGGAAAAATAGTTAAAGGAAAGCCCCCTATTATAGCCTCCTCAGAAAAGATGTTGGGAGAAATTTATGCAGACCCTGTACCTCAGGCACTAATCCTTACCGCCATAGTAATTAGTTTCGGCCTTCAAGCCTTTGCCATTATACTAATCAAACGTGCCTATAAAGTGGTCAAAACAGATGATCTGGACGAAATGAACGCAACCGACGAAGACCTATGA
- a CDS encoding cation:proton antiporter, whose product MSVYDFLYYIILPVLAISTLLIFIRFLIGPTLSDRVVALDLLLTTGIGIITIYSIYTDQPAFLDIAMIMALIAFLGTVAFSYYLDKREKNE is encoded by the coding sequence ATGAGTGTATACGACTTCCTATATTATATAATACTACCTGTACTGGCCATTTCCACCTTGCTAATATTTATCAGGTTCCTCATTGGCCCTACACTTTCTGACAGGGTTGTAGCACTTGATCTATTGCTTACCACGGGGATTGGAATAATTACTATTTACAGTATTTATACTGATCAGCCAGCCTTTCTAGACATTGCCATGATCATGGCCTTGATCGCCTTTTTAGGCACCGTTGCATTTTCTTATTATTTAGATAAAAGAGAGAAAAATGAATGA